The DNA segment AAAATTACAAGACAACTGGACGATGAAAGCCGGAGAACAAATCCTCCTTGGCCCCATGCCCAGAGGCACGGTAACCCGTGGCTTTCTTTTTAACCATATTTATCACCACCGTGGCGAATTGATCGTTTACCTGCGGGCAACGGGAAATAAAGTGCCAGGCCTGTATGGTCCTACTTATGAAGAAAGTCAGAAATGATTTAAAATCGTCTTATTGGTCAAACCATAGTCAGCTAATCTATGATTAAGGTTTGCCAGGATATAGTCTTGTTCTATCGGAAACTTTTCAGCGAGCTCTTTATAAGAGGCCAATAACCGCTTATCTTTTAACCCTGATAAGGCTTGCAATGAGGCGTGTATTACCCGGTTTGACGGGTCTCTTAACCCTTCAATAAATATTTCGATATAATCTTTTTTGTTTTTTAACTGACCCAAAGTATACAGTGACTGCAGCCTGATTTCGTCTATAGGGTGACTGGCAAATGGTGTAATAAGGCTGCCATAATTCGTGTTGGTCTCTTTTAGTAAATAAGTAAAAAACCGGAATGTTTCTTCGTCTTCAATTCTAAAAATATGCGCTTCAATAACTTTTAGCCATTCCTTAGCGCGATCCTTTGCATACCAATAAATGAAACTGAAGACAGAAAGCAAGTCTGTTTTCAGCAATTCCATTAAATGTGGTTTGGCCCGCTCATAGTCAGATTTACAAATGTTTTGAATCAATTTGTTTTTGTATGCAGGATTAACATCGATTAATCTTTCAATGTGGCTTAAGGTTTGGTGCTTTAATTTTTTTTTATTCAGCAAGCCATTTAAACAGTCGTCCTTTTCCGCGAGATCTGTCGAAGATGTAAAGATGGTCAGCAATTCTTCCTCAGTACCCCCCATTTGATATCCAAACCATCCGGTACCACCGTCAATTAATTCGCCTGAAATCACTTCATCTAACCACCTTTCATACCAATCCAGAAAATTTTTCTCAAAAGCAAAGTTGGGCTTTTGCCCATCTATATCTAAGTTTACCACCCGACCTCTATACGGCCCGTTTAAAACTACTCCGTGCAAATAGCTGCAACCCTGCGATCCTACCGGAAGTATTCCAGCCCATAAATTACCTCGTTCATGATCATATTCCTCATCAGTCATGGTTTCATCACCATTTATTTTTTGGGATAATGCTTCCCAAAATTCGTTGGTCATCTTTGGATGGATCACACAGCGGTTCTTTAAATATTTTTCTGCATCAACATTAATTAATTCATTCATATTTTCTCCTAAGGGATAAATCCCAAAAAAAGGACCTGCTGAAGAGTCTTGCCAGCCAATACCACCATTTCCAACAGTCAAAACAAATGATTTGTAACAGTCTGGCAGTTCAATTGAATATTTATTTTCAATCTCTGTAATCTTTTCTGCTGTTGCCGGCTTGTTCAATTGATATTTATGCTGGTCTGCTCCAAATGCGATGTAATTTTTATCGGCATCTTTGGCTTCAAGTATTTTTTTCTTTATTCTCTGTATCTGGTCGCTATATGCTGCAATTGGGTAGGTGTTCATAAAATCCAGGGGTCTGTCCTTTCCTGCGCAAATTGCAAAAATATATCGTTAACAAAGTAAAAGTCGATTCATGATGCTTTTAATCAGCGCCACTGTTGCAGGCTGGTTTTGATGCCTTTCCGTTAAATCCTGAATGATTTCCATCATTGCGGCTTGCCGTCTGAGAAATAGCCATCCTGCGAAGTCGGCCGCATTTTCTTCGGCATCCAAACCGGTGTCAGTTCTGAACAATTGTTTATACTCTTCGATTACCTCCAGATTCATGGTCTTTGTTTTAGACCTAAAGTTAATTTAATCTTCAAAACATCATCATTCCTCCTAAACAAGGATACTTGAATATTTTTCCACAGTCACAAATATTTCCCGGCTAAACACCCACATCAATTGGGTGAAAACACCCCCATCCCGGAACAACAAGCCCCCTACCTTAGTATCAACAATTCAAAGGAAAAAACAGCAAAAAATCAAGTACCATGGAAAATCTATACAAACTAATAACCATACTCTTTGTA comes from the Pedobacter sp. FW305-3-2-15-E-R2A2 genome and includes:
- a CDS encoding SMI1/KNR4 family protein — encoded protein: MNTYPIAAYSDQIQRIKKKILEAKDADKNYIAFGADQHKYQLNKPATAEKITEIENKYSIELPDCYKSFVLTVGNGGIGWQDSSAGPFFGIYPLGENMNELINVDAEKYLKNRCVIHPKMTNEFWEALSQKINGDETMTDEEYDHERGNLWAGILPVGSQGCSYLHGVVLNGPYRGRVVNLDIDGQKPNFAFEKNFLDWYERWLDEVISGELIDGGTGWFGYQMGGTEEELLTIFTSSTDLAEKDDCLNGLLNKKKLKHQTLSHIERLIDVNPAYKNKLIQNICKSDYERAKPHLMELLKTDLLSVFSFIYWYAKDRAKEWLKVIEAHIFRIEDEETFRFFTYLLKETNTNYGSLITPFASHPIDEIRLQSLYTLGQLKNKKDYIEIFIEGLRDPSNRVIHASLQALSGLKDKRLLASYKELAEKFPIEQDYILANLNHRLADYGLTNKTILNHF